Part of the Virgibacillus natechei genome is shown below.
AGCTACACCAGGTACAATTAGCGTCCAAGGAGCCAACTGAATAAAATCACGTGAGTCTGCAAGCATTTTTCCCCATTCTGGAGTCGGTGCCTGTGCTCCCAGTCCAAGAAACCCTAAAGCCGCCGCTTCTAAAATAGCTGTTCCAAATCCAAGGGTTGATTGAACAATAATCGGGGCTGCGCTGTTTGGTAATATATGATGTAATAAAATTCGTCCATTCTTCATTCCCTGTGCTTTTGCTGCCATGATATATTCTTCCTCACGTAGGCTAATTACTTTCGAGCGAACTAGTCTACCGAAAATAGGAATATTTATTATGGCAATTGCAATTAATGCATTTTGCAAAGAAGCTCCTAAAATAGCTACAACTGCAATGGCTAATAGAATGCTTGGAAATGCAAGTAATATATCAAATATACGTGATATAATCATGTCAATCCAGCGGCCGAAATACCCGGCCACAATCCCCAATAACGTCCCAAAGACTAAAGCACCTGTTACAGCAAAAAAGCCTACTTGGAGAGAGACTCTTGCCCCATAAGCTATTCGTGTAAATATGTCTCGTCCAAGATCATCCGTTCCAAGCCAATGCTCAGCGGATGGTGACTGTAATCTATTAGCAAGCTCCTGATCCTCATATCCTGAAGAGGTTAGAAGCGGTGCAAATAACCCAAGACATATAAAAAAAACAATTATAATGACTCCCGCAAATGCAAAGCGATTTTTCCGTAACTGTTTCAATGTATCCTTCCAGGGAGAAATCGCTTCAATTTCTTCTGTATCCAATTGCTGACCACTTTTTGCAGGGTTTGCTACTTGCTGTTCTGATCGTTTTTCTTTTGTCTTCATCGAAACGTCCCCCCTTAATAGTTAATCCGTGGATCAATAAGTTTATAAAGTATATCAACAATTAAATTAATAAATACAAAAATAACCGCGATGACAAGAATACCTGACTGAATGACTGGATAATCCCGATAACTTATTGCTTCATAAACATACCTTCCGATACCAGGCCAACTAAAGATAGTCTCGGTTAGAATAGCGCCGCCCAAGAGTACGCCTGTTTGTAAGCCAATAACCGTTACAACTGGGATGGTAGCATTTTTTAATGCATGCTTGTAAATGATCATAAATTGACCCGACCCTTTTGCACGGACTGTTCGAATATAATCTGAATTCATCACCTCAAGCATACTGGAACGTGTCATTCTAGCGATAATTGCCATTGGAATCGTACCTAAAGCAATACTTGGTAAGACTAAATGCCTTAAACTCGTTATAACTCTGGAAAAATCCAGATGAATGAGTGAATCTAATACGTAAAAATACGTAATTGGGGCTATCGGGTCTCTACTATTTTCCCTTCCGTATGCTGGAAGCCAGCCAAGCTCCTGGGCAAAAACCCACTGTTCCATTAATGCTAACCAAAAAACCGGCATCGATACACCGACTAGTGCAAAAAACATTGCTAGAAAATCAAACCACGAATTTTGCTTCCATGCGCTTATAATCCCAGCATTAACACCGATAAAAACGGCAAATATAATAGCAAAAAAAGTTAACTCAAAGGTAGCAGCTATGTAGGGCCATATTTCACTGCTTATTTCTGATTTTGATCGTAGGGAAGTTCCTAAGTCCCCTTGAAGCAAATCCGTTACGTAAATACCATATTGAATAGGATAAGGCTCATTAATCCCCATCGTTTCTTCCAAGTCTTCGATGGCTTCTGCTGTTGCCGTTTCCCCTAATATTACCTGTGCTGGATTCCCTGGTATAAGATGTACGATAGAGAATGTGATTAATGTCATCCCAATTAAAACAGGAATGAGCATTAATAAACGGCGCATAATATAGGCAAACATCATTTCACCCCTATTCTATTTATAATCGAAGAAACAATAACTATAACTGGGTAGGCGTACAGAACTTGTCTTTCTTATTAGATAGAAATGGGGCAGTAGTAAGCAACTACTACCCCTTGAAATCTTAGTTCGTTAACTCTACTTCTGTTAATGGTTCACTTGTTGAAGGATGTGGTACATAATTTAATACATTACTAGAAGTTGCTAAAACAGGAGTAGAATGGACTAATGTCACCATTGGTGAATCTTCTGAAATTAGCGCCTGAGCTTCTTGATAAAATGCTGCGCGTTCATCTTGATCAACCGATCTTTTTGCTTCGTCTAACAAGTCATCCACTTCAGGATTCTCATAAAACTCTCTGTTACTACTACCTATATTATCTCCATGTAGTAAACTACTTAAGAAATAATCCGGATCTCCATTTGTTCCTGACCAACCAAGCATATACATTTCATGTTCCCCATCCATTGTCTTATCAAGATAAGGAGCCCATTCTTCTCGCACGATCGTTACATCAATTCCTATGTCTGCTAAATTATTTTGAACAATTTCAGCAGTTGTCTCTGGATCTGGCATATACGGTCTTGCTACAGGCATTGTCCAGAGTTCAATCTCTAGACCATCCTCGTAACCAGCTTCTGCCAGTAATTCCTCTGCTTTGTCGAGATCATATTCATAGGCTTCCACATCATCGTTATATCCCATATAACTAGGTGGAAGTGGATTTTTAGCAGTATTTGCGTACCCAGCATATAGTGCGTCAGCAATTGCTTGTTTATCAATTGCATAATTAATCGCATGACGCAAATCCGGATTATCTAATGGTTCTTTCTCAACATTAAAACCTAAATAGCCAATATTATTCTCTGCACGTGTAAACAATTCTAACCCTTCTTCGGATTCAATTCCTGCAGCATCATCTGGATTCAATCCATCCATGATATCTATCTCACCTGAACGAAGTGCAATCAAACGTGCCGCATTATCAGGTACCACTTCGAAGACTACTTGATCAAGATGTGGTAATCCATCAATACGATAATCCTCATTTTTTTCCAGAACAATCGAATCATCTTTGCTCCAGCTAACAAATTCAAACGGCCCAGTTCCTACCGGGTTTTCGTTAATTTCGGGTCCAAATTCTTCAAAAGCTGCCGGAGAAGTTATCCCAAAATAACTCATGCCCATATTTTGTAAGAAGAAACCTAATGGTTGTGATAAAACAAATTCTATTTCATGATCATTTACAACATTGATCTCATCAATTACGTGCCCATCATCTCCTTTGAAACCACCGAACATGGTTCCATACATGGAGTACACATAATTATCATCCGCAAATCCATATTCATGCTCCGGATCTGACCAACGTTCAAAGTTTGTTTTTACTGCATCGGCGTTAAAGTCCGTCCCATCGTGGAAAGTGACACCTTCCTCCAAATAGAACGTATAGTTTAAACCATCACCTGAAACATCCCAGTCATGCGCTAACCCTGGTTGCAGTTCAAATGAATCTTCTTCAAATTGTAGTAAACTTTCCAGTACTTGAACGGTCACACGAGATGACTCACCATCTGTCGTACTCGATGGGTCTAAACTTTCAGAATCACCGCCACGGGCAAATAATAGAACTTGGTCCCCGTCTGCTTCTGTGTCAGCTTCTGAATCTGCATCGTCATCACTTTCTTCAGCGTCACCCTCTTCTTCCACTCCATCCTCTTCCTCTGATGAAGCAGAATCTGCTCCACCATCTCCACTACATGCTGCAAGTACTAAAATAAAAGCAAGCATTAGAGCAAATAAAAATGAATACTTCAACTTCATGCCTTTTCCCCCTCTTTTTATAAAAATTGATAAATTCTATTGCACGTCACCATAAAGGTGGCATGCAACAAAATGATTATCCTCAATCTCTTCAAACTGTGGCCTGACCTGCTTACAAATATCCATTGCTTGTGGGCATCTTGTGTGAAATGCACAGCCAGCAGGTGGGTTCGCAGGACTTGGTACATCCCCCTTTAATATAACGCGGTCCCTGGGGACATCGGGATCTGGCGAAGGTACAGCCGATAAAAGAGCTTGTGTATATGGATGTTTCGGTTCATCATATAATTTATCTTTCGTTGTTAATTCAACCATCCTACCTAAATACATCACACCAACCCGATCACTTATGTGTTTCACCACACTAAGGTCATGCGCAATAAAAACATACGTCAAATTAAATTCATCTCGAAGCTCTTCCATCAAGTTCAATATTTGGGATTGAACAGATACATCTAAGGCAGAAACAGGTTCATCACAAATGATTAGTTTCGGATTATTCGCCAATGCCCGAGCAATGCCTATTCGCTGTCTTTGTCCCCCGCTGAATTGATGTGGATACCTAGAGGCGTGATAAGCACTTAAACCTACAATCTCCAATAATTCCTGAACACGCTCTTTTCGTTGTTCAGACGAAAGTTCACTGTGAATTAACAGTGGCTCATTAATTATTTTTTCAACCGTATGCCTCGGGTTCAGGGAAGCATACGGATCCTGGAATATAATCTGCATATCACGTCTTAACTGTCGCATTTCTTCAGGGTTTAAATTGGTTATGTTTCGATCCTCGAACCTTACTTCTCCTTCAGTTGGCTCCATTAGGCGCAGAATTGATTTACCTGCTGTAGATTTTCCACAGCCTGATTCTCCTACTATTCCAAGGATTTCTCCTTCCATGACCGCGAATGAAACACCATCCACTGCTTTTACTTCCCCTACTTTCCTCCCAAAAACGCCACCATTTATATCGAAATATTTTTTTAAGCCTTTAACTTCTAATAGTGGATTCGGCATTTTCTGCCTCAGCTCCTTCCTTTCCGCCCTTCTCATCGTATAAGAAGCAACGACTTACGCGATTATTTCCTAGGGAATAAAGCTTTGGACTTTCCCCGAAACAACGATCAAAAGCAAACTCACAGCGAGGTGCAAAATGGCAGCCAATCCGTTCCATCTTGGGCTTAGGTACAGTACCTGGAATCGAATAAAGTTTTTGCTCCCTTTCGTGAATTTTAGGCAAGGAACGAATTAGGCCCTTGGAGTACGGATGCTTTGGATCTTTTAAAATTTCTCTCATTGTACCTTCTTCCACAACCTGACCAGAATACATGACCGTAACTCGATCACAAATTTCCGCAACAACCCCTAAATCATGAGTGATTAATAAAATAGCAGTATCTTTTTCTTTATTTAAACTTCGCATTAAATCCAATATTTGTGCTTGAATGGTGACATCCAATGCTGTCGTTGGCTCATCAGCAATTAATAATTCTGGATCACAGGACATCGACATCGCAATCATCACACGCTGTCTCATTCCACCGGATAATTGATGTGGATATTCGTCGATAATAGCTTCTGGTCGTGGTATTTCCACTAGCTTTAACATATCGATTGATTTACGACGCGCTTCTTTCTTACTCATTTTTTGATGAAGACGAATTGCTTCTCCCATCTGATTGCCTATCGTAAATAATGGGTCCAAAGAGGTCATTGGTTCTTGAAAAATCATGGATATCTCGTTTCCACGTATTTTCTTCATACGAGCTTCCGTTGCATGAGCGAGATTTTCTCCTTTAAAATTAATTTCACCATTAACAATTCTACCTGGTGGACGAGGTACCAAATGCATAATAGATAAAGATGTTACACTTTTCCCACACCCTGACTCACCAACTATACCAACCACTTCACCTTTATGTACGTTTATACTAACACCATCTACAGCAGGGATTTCACCAGCATCTGTAAAAAAATGTGTATGCAAATCGTTTAATTCCAGAACGACGTCTGAATGTGACATGATCCTGTCCTCCTTTATGCAAGCGTTTTCTAAAAACGTAAATTATATTAAGTTTTTCTACTAGTACTTTTGATGCCAATATTGAGAATTTTATAATTAATATGTTACTAATATACTTAATAGTACCTAATATTGCAAGTATATTTTTAAAGTGTAGAGTACATTCCATTTTTTTACGTTTCGTTTTTTCCCTAAATAGTTCTTTTAAATCATGACTGTTTTATAAACCGCCTAACCAAAAATTCTAGCATCTTTTTACAAATAAATAGAATTAGATTATACTATTTTTAACCAATAAGATAGAAAGAGGCATATTATGGATACTGATGAGGATTTGCTTAGAGAGAAAGATCTTGTGTTGATAGGGTTTATGGGTGTTGGTAAAACGACGATTGGTAGAGCATTGGCCAACAAATTACAATGGGATTTTATAGACATAGACGAAGAAATTGAAAAAACATACAGCATGCCAACTTCTCAAATATTCCAAACGATAGGAGAGGATGCCTTTCGCGCCAAAGAAAAAGATATGATTAAAAATTACACAGGCATTGAAAAACTAAAAATCATTTCTGTTGGCGGTGGAGCTTTTTTACAAGATGAAACGAAGAAACTCTGTTTATCGGAATGTATTGTGATCTTCCTGGATATCTCATGGGAGGTATGGCAAGATAGAATTAGTTTACTAGTCGATAGTAGGCCGGTGTTACAAGGAAAAACCATTGATGAAATGGAGAAGCTATTTTATGATAGGCAATCTACTTACAAGGATCACCATTTCAGGGTGAAAACCGATGATTATTCAATTGATGAAACGGCTGACTTCATTGTTGACTCTATCCTAAAGAAGTAGTGTCTGTACATAAGAAAAGACAAGGGGAAATGTTGCTAGCGCCCTTGTCTTTTCTATGCAATGAAGTGCGCCCAGAGGGATTCGAACCCCCGACACTTGGTACCGGAAACCAAAGCTCTATCCAACTGAGCTATGGGCGCATGAGATTTATTCGTTAGAAAACTTGCATTCACGCATTAGTCGAAATGCCCTAGTTGCACTTATGCAGTAAGAAAAGTATACTTTTCTTCTGCCAAAAATTATTATAACCCTTCACCCTCATATATACAAGTTAGAAAACTTGACATTTGTTAAAGAGATTCTTTAAAAGCATTCTTTGCTTTGTTAGGCAGCGATTTCTTACTGCCAAAAAATAGTCAACCAGGTTTATTTTAGTGATAGAAGGGTATGATGGAAAGTGTGATTTATACTAAAATATTTGTTGAACGTTTTTGTTTGACCTTCATTGACCATTTAGTTATCATGAAAATAGATTGTTTACCAGATAAGGGAGGATTTTTTACATGAATTTAATACCTACAGTTATTGAACAAACCAACCGAGGAGAACGCGCATATGATATTTACTCACGATTATTAAAAGATCGTATTATTATGCTTGGAAGTGGAATCGATGATAATGTTGCGAACTCAATCGTAGCACAATTGCTTTTCCTTGAGGCTGACGATCCAGATAAGGATATTTCACTTTATATCAACTCACCAGGAGGATCCATCACGGCTGGTATGGCAATATTTGATACGATGCAATTCATTAAACCTAATGTATCAACAATCTGTACTGGAATGGCAGCATCAATGGGCGCATTCCTGTTAGCTGCAGGTGAAAAAGGAAAACGTTACGCACTTCCAAATAGTGAAGTAATGATTCACCAACCATTAGGCGGTACACAGGGTCAGGCAACGGATATCGAAATCCATGCAAAACGTATCGTTGAAATGAAAAGAAAAATGAATGTGATTCTTGCTGAGCGTACCGGGCAACCAATGGAAGTAGTTGAACGTGATACGGAACGTGATAACTTTATGACTGCTGAAAAATCAGTTGAGTATGGTTTGATTGATAAGATCTTAGAACGTAATAATACCGAAAAATAAAGTAAAAACTCCCTTTCATCGTATATGAAAGGGAATTTTCTATTATGAACTGGATACAAAGGTAATTAAATGATTTAATGCTTCTTCTTCATCATGGCCTTCAGCAATGATTGTAATCGTCTCTCTCCTCGTTACAGCTAAGCTCATTAGTCCCATAATGCTTTTCGCATTGACTCTTTTTCCCTCTTTTTCAAGAAAAAGATCTGCTGCGTACCGGTTTGCTTCTTGAACAAATAACGCTGCCGGTCTTGCTTGCAAGCCTGTATCCAATTCTACTTTGATAGATTTCTCAACCATGTTGTCATCTCCTCTAAGTTCGTAACCGTTATCATCAATAATCAATTCTAATCAGCAGTCCCTCGTGGCACGGACACGATAGACTGCTGATCTAATAGGTAGCACCGTTTAAATTATCATTATTTACCACTATTATATCATAACAAGGCATAGGAATTCTATTTTCCTTCTTATAACAACTGCCCTTGCTTAATTTTATTTGCAAATTCATCGATCTTCTTTAATCGGTGATTAACACCGGATTTTGAGATTTTCCCGCTTGATACGTGTTCCCCTAATTCCTTTAATGACAATTCCTGATGCTGCACACGTAACGTCGCAATTTCCTGTAGTTTTTCTGGTAATTGATCAATTCCTACCGTATTTTCAATTAACTTGATATTTTCAATTTGCCGAAATGCTGCACCAATTGTTTTATTTAAGTTTGCTGTCTCACAATTTACCAGGCGATTCACCGAATTACGCATATCACGAATGATGCGGACATCCTCAAATTTAAACAATGCATTATGTGCTCCGATTATATTTAAGAACTCTGTCATCTTCTCAGCTTCCTTAATGTAAACAATATAGCCATTTTTTCGTTCCAATGTCCGTGCTCGAAGATCAAACTCGTTTATCAATTCACATAAGGAATCATTATGCTCTTTATGAAAATTAAAGATCTCTAAATGATAAGATGATGTTTCAGGATTGTTTATCGATCCACCTGCAAGAAACGCTCCACGCAAATAGGATCTTCTTAACTCATGCCCTTCTATGTACTTTTTTGATATGGACCGTACTAGTGTATATGGATCTCGCAATATATCCATTTCCGATAAAAGAATCCGTACATCTTCCTTCAATCGCACAATATAGACATTATTCTTTTTTAGTTTCATTTTTTTACGTACTAATAATTCAACAGGAATTTTATAAATGGATTTAATTAACGTATAGATTCTACGGGCGATTGCAGCATTTTCAGTTTGTACATCAAGCACATAGTCATCTCTTGAAACAGAGACAGCTCCATTCATTCGAATTAATGCCGCAAGCTCTGATTCTATACAGGCCTTATCGCCTAATTCCATGCCTGTTAATTCTTTCTTTATTTCAGATGCAAAGGACAATTTGATCCCTCCCTTGTTGCGATGTTAAAGCAGCTTTTATTCTGTTTCTATAATGGAGTAAAGTAATTTAGAAATTTTTGTAGTATCGTGCCTTAAGGTCGGTTTTGAATGGTCAATAATATCTCCTTCGATTATCTGCAACCCCATCTCGAGTAGACGATCCGTATCATAAACGACTGGTTCAGCATTTTCTTCTGCATAGACAGCACGGACTGTTTTTTCAATTGGTTCGTTATGCACAACGATCGAATTCACACTTCCTTTTCCAACGTGGTTGATGATTGCTTGGACATGCTCGGAAGCTGTATAACTTGTTGTTTCACCAGCCTGAGTCATGACATTACAGACATAAACTACTTTCCCTTTGGTGTTTCTGATTGCTTCGTCCATTTGTGGCATGATCATGGCTGGTAGGATACTGGTATACAAACTTCCTGGTGCAATCACAACTAAATCAGCTTTTTCGATTGCCCGAACTGCATTAGGCAATGGATTAATTGGCTGTGGGCTAAGGAATACCTTTTCTATTTGTTTATTCGAAAGAGGAATATTGGATTCACCAGATATAATGGTCCCATCCACCATTTGTGCATGTAAGGCCATATTTTCATTCGATATGGGGTATATTTTTCCTTTTACATTTAATACGCGGGATATCTCTTTAATACCTGTATTAAAATTACCAGTAACAGACGTCATGGCAGCTAATAATAAATTACCCATTGAATGGCCGGATAAACCATTACCTACTGCAAATCGGTGCTGAAAAAGTTCAAGTAACATTGGTTCAGCATCAGACAGCGCAGCTATTACATTACGTATATCGCCTGGCGCCGGAATTTCCATTTCTTCCCGTAGTCTTCCTGTACTCCCACCGTCATCAGCTACCGTTACAAGTGCTGTTAAGTGAATGGGCAGTTCTTTTAATCCGCGTAAAAGAACAGGCATACCAGTCCCCCCACCTATCACAACGACTCGTGGATGATTAACTTGACTCATAGCTAATGTCCCTTTCTTTTATCTATATCACGATGGCTAACATGTGTTATATAATTAGAAGATAGTTCTTTTGTGAAGTGTTCTGCCAGTGTTACAGATCGATGCTGTCCTCCTGTGCATCCTATAGCAACCACAAGCTGTGACTTTCCTTCTTTTTTATATTGCGGAAGCATAAACTGTAGTAGATCAAGCACTTTTTCAATGAATTTCTGTGTATCCGCCCACTTAAAAACATAGGACGAAACCTCAGTATTCAATCCTGTTAGAGACTTCATATGTGGGACATAATGCGGATTTGGTAAAAACCTAACATCAAATACTAAATCAGCATCGATTGGCAAGCCGTATTTAAACCCAAATGAAACCATGTGAACAGAAAATGTTTCTTGTTTTTCCTCTGTATATTTTTCAACTATTTTTTCTCGTAATTCTTTCGGCTTTAAATTAGTCGTATCAATAATACGTTGGGATCTTCCTCTTAATTCATCCAAAATTTCACGTTCCTGTTGAATTCCATTTAAAGGTAAACCCTCCACTGCTAATGGATGCGAACGCCTTGTTTCCTTATATCTGCTCACAAGTGATTCATCCTTCGCATCAAGAAAAAGGATATGCTCTTGAAGCCAGTCTTCTTCCCCTAAGACATCTAACGCCTCAAATAATGAATCAAAGAATTCACGCCCACGTAAATCCATTACAAGTGCAACTTTTCGAATATTGTTTGTCGAGTCTTTCATTAGTTCGAGAAATTTTGGCAGCAGGGTCGGTGGTAAATTATCCACACAATAATACCCTAAATCCTCGAAGCTTTGAACCGCGACCGTTTTTCCGGCCCCAGACATCCCAGTGATAATGACTAATTTTGTTTCCTGTTCTCCATTTCTCATCTAAAAATCTCCTTTTACCAACCCATTAAAGTGTCGAAGCATCCAAACGCAAATCAAGCAGTTCGTAATCTTCTGTATATGAAAAGGTACCATACAACTGTTTTTCGGAAGAGGACAGAACATGTTCAAAAATTTTCCGATCGCCCTCTGCCATTGGTAGACTTTTTATATGATCAAGCTGTACCCATTCTAATTCACCTTCTGCGCAATGCTCAATTAAGTCTCCATCATAAGAATGACAAACAAACGTAAACATCATCCATTCTTGAATAAAGCTACCTGAGCTAAATATGGAGAATGTAAATGTCCCCATTAATTCAGGCTGATGAATATTCAAGGCTGTCTCTTCTCTATACTCTCTCACTACCGATTCTTTTATGGATTCCCCTCGTTCCATCTTTCCACCTGGAATCGCATACCAGCCACGGCGTGGTTTTTTTAATAATAATATATGATCGTTATCTATTACTATGCAGTTAGTCACTCGCTGCATGACAAACTCACCTCGTTTATATATGAAACTCCATCCATGAAGTTCTAATTCCATTGAACGGTCGTTTAGATTCAA
Proteins encoded:
- a CDS encoding ABC transporter permease — its product is MKTKEKRSEQQVANPAKSGQQLDTEEIEAISPWKDTLKQLRKNRFAFAGVIIIVFFICLGLFAPLLTSSGYEDQELANRLQSPSAEHWLGTDDLGRDIFTRIAYGARVSLQVGFFAVTGALVFGTLLGIVAGYFGRWIDMIISRIFDILLAFPSILLAIAVVAILGASLQNALIAIAIINIPIFGRLVRSKVISLREEEYIMAAKAQGMKNGRILLHHILPNSAAPIIVQSTLGFGTAILEAAALGFLGLGAQAPTPEWGKMLADSRDFIQLAPWTLIVPGVAIMLVVLGFNLIGDGLRDALDPKMKN
- a CDS encoding ABC transporter permease; the protein is MFAYIMRRLLMLIPVLIGMTLITFSIVHLIPGNPAQVILGETATAEAIEDLEETMGINEPYPIQYGIYVTDLLQGDLGTSLRSKSEISSEIWPYIAATFELTFFAIIFAVFIGVNAGIISAWKQNSWFDFLAMFFALVGVSMPVFWLALMEQWVFAQELGWLPAYGRENSRDPIAPITYFYVLDSLIHLDFSRVITSLRHLVLPSIALGTIPMAIIARMTRSSMLEVMNSDYIRTVRAKGSGQFMIIYKHALKNATIPVVTVIGLQTGVLLGGAILTETIFSWPGIGRYVYEAISYRDYPVIQSGILVIAVIFVFINLIVDILYKLIDPRINY
- a CDS encoding ABC transporter substrate-binding protein; its protein translation is MKLKYSFLFALMLAFILVLAACSGDGGADSASSEEEDGVEEEGDAEESDDDADSEADTEADGDQVLLFARGGDSESLDPSSTTDGESSRVTVQVLESLLQFEEDSFELQPGLAHDWDVSGDGLNYTFYLEEGVTFHDGTDFNADAVKTNFERWSDPEHEYGFADDNYVYSMYGTMFGGFKGDDGHVIDEINVVNDHEIEFVLSQPLGFFLQNMGMSYFGITSPAAFEEFGPEINENPVGTGPFEFVSWSKDDSIVLEKNEDYRIDGLPHLDQVVFEVVPDNAARLIALRSGEIDIMDGLNPDDAAGIESEEGLELFTRAENNIGYLGFNVEKEPLDNPDLRHAINYAIDKQAIADALYAGYANTAKNPLPPSYMGYNDDVEAYEYDLDKAEELLAEAGYEDGLEIELWTMPVARPYMPDPETTAEIVQNNLADIGIDVTIVREEWAPYLDKTMDGEHEMYMLGWSGTNGDPDYFLSSLLHGDNIGSSNREFYENPEVDDLLDEAKRSVDQDERAAFYQEAQALISEDSPMVTLVHSTPVLATSSNVLNYVPHPSTSEPLTEVELTN
- a CDS encoding ABC transporter ATP-binding protein codes for the protein MPNPLLEVKGLKKYFDINGGVFGRKVGEVKAVDGVSFAVMEGEILGIVGESGCGKSTAGKSILRLMEPTEGEVRFEDRNITNLNPEEMRQLRRDMQIIFQDPYASLNPRHTVEKIINEPLLIHSELSSEQRKERVQELLEIVGLSAYHASRYPHQFSGGQRQRIGIARALANNPKLIICDEPVSALDVSVQSQILNLMEELRDEFNLTYVFIAHDLSVVKHISDRVGVMYLGRMVELTTKDKLYDEPKHPYTQALLSAVPSPDPDVPRDRVILKGDVPSPANPPAGCAFHTRCPQAMDICKQVRPQFEEIEDNHFVACHLYGDVQ
- a CDS encoding ABC transporter ATP-binding protein, whose protein sequence is MSHSDVVLELNDLHTHFFTDAGEIPAVDGVSINVHKGEVVGIVGESGCGKSVTSLSIMHLVPRPPGRIVNGEINFKGENLAHATEARMKKIRGNEISMIFQEPMTSLDPLFTIGNQMGEAIRLHQKMSKKEARRKSIDMLKLVEIPRPEAIIDEYPHQLSGGMRQRVMIAMSMSCDPELLIADEPTTALDVTIQAQILDLMRSLNKEKDTAILLITHDLGVVAEICDRVTVMYSGQVVEEGTMREILKDPKHPYSKGLIRSLPKIHEREQKLYSIPGTVPKPKMERIGCHFAPRCEFAFDRCFGESPKLYSLGNNRVSRCFLYDEKGGKEGAEAENAESTIRS
- a CDS encoding shikimate kinase, which translates into the protein MDTDEDLLREKDLVLIGFMGVGKTTIGRALANKLQWDFIDIDEEIEKTYSMPTSQIFQTIGEDAFRAKEKDMIKNYTGIEKLKIISVGGGAFLQDETKKLCLSECIVIFLDISWEVWQDRISLLVDSRPVLQGKTIDEMEKLFYDRQSTYKDHHFRVKTDDYSIDETADFIVDSILKK
- the clpP gene encoding ATP-dependent Clp endopeptidase proteolytic subunit ClpP; translated protein: MNLIPTVIEQTNRGERAYDIYSRLLKDRIIMLGSGIDDNVANSIVAQLLFLEADDPDKDISLYINSPGGSITAGMAIFDTMQFIKPNVSTICTGMAASMGAFLLAAGEKGKRYALPNSEVMIHQPLGGTQGQATDIEIHAKRIVEMKRKMNVILAERTGQPMEVVERDTERDNFMTAEKSVEYGLIDKILERNNTEK
- a CDS encoding HPr family phosphocarrier protein, with the translated sequence MVEKSIKVELDTGLQARPAALFVQEANRYAADLFLEKEGKRVNAKSIMGLMSLAVTRRETITIIAEGHDEEEALNHLITFVSSS
- the whiA gene encoding DNA-binding protein WhiA; this translates as MSFASEIKKELTGMELGDKACIESELAALIRMNGAVSVSRDDYVLDVQTENAAIARRIYTLIKSIYKIPVELLVRKKMKLKKNNVYIVRLKEDVRILLSEMDILRDPYTLVRSISKKYIEGHELRRSYLRGAFLAGGSINNPETSSYHLEIFNFHKEHNDSLCELINEFDLRARTLERKNGYIVYIKEAEKMTEFLNIIGAHNALFKFEDVRIIRDMRNSVNRLVNCETANLNKTIGAAFRQIENIKLIENTVGIDQLPEKLQEIATLRVQHQELSLKELGEHVSSGKISKSGVNHRLKKIDEFANKIKQGQLL
- a CDS encoding gluconeogenesis factor YvcK family protein → MSQVNHPRVVVIGGGTGMPVLLRGLKELPIHLTALVTVADDGGSTGRLREEMEIPAPGDIRNVIAALSDAEPMLLELFQHRFAVGNGLSGHSMGNLLLAAMTSVTGNFNTGIKEISRVLNVKGKIYPISNENMALHAQMVDGTIISGESNIPLSNKQIEKVFLSPQPINPLPNAVRAIEKADLVVIAPGSLYTSILPAMIMPQMDEAIRNTKGKVVYVCNVMTQAGETTSYTASEHVQAIINHVGKGSVNSIVVHNEPIEKTVRAVYAEENAEPVVYDTDRLLEMGLQIIEGDIIDHSKPTLRHDTTKISKLLYSIIETE
- the rapZ gene encoding RNase adapter RapZ, which encodes MRNGEQETKLVIITGMSGAGKTVAVQSFEDLGYYCVDNLPPTLLPKFLELMKDSTNNIRKVALVMDLRGREFFDSLFEALDVLGEEDWLQEHILFLDAKDESLVSRYKETRRSHPLAVEGLPLNGIQQEREILDELRGRSQRIIDTTNLKPKELREKIVEKYTEEKQETFSVHMVSFGFKYGLPIDADLVFDVRFLPNPHYVPHMKSLTGLNTEVSSYVFKWADTQKFIEKVLDLLQFMLPQYKKEGKSQLVVAIGCTGGQHRSVTLAEHFTKELSSNYITHVSHRDIDKRKGH
- a CDS encoding 8-oxo-dGTP diphosphatase; the encoded protein is MQRVTNCIVIDNDHILLLKKPRRGWYAIPGGKMERGESIKESVVREYREETALNIHQPELMGTFTFSIFSSGSFIQEWMMFTFVCHSYDGDLIEHCAEGELEWVQLDHIKSLPMAEGDRKIFEHVLSSSEKQLYGTFSYTEDYELLDLRLDASTL